One segment of Lachancea thermotolerans CBS 6340 chromosome E complete sequence DNA contains the following:
- the HTC1 gene encoding Htc1p (weakly similar to uniprot|Q6Q586 Saccharomyces cerevisiae YPL067C Hypothetical ORF) has translation MLSWDQILELIASGELQELKRTPRVAELYQQYRAELAAQHTTVVDAVIDRKLRWDRCELAALDARLPTAEARAVAMLSDPALYKLLPNDFPYDFDPRVSHLVLWSKVRIPLYKHHGSRETVPAVYDKIQSFLSAKLRPHGVRNFAWFINYPHLQSVKAVSHIHILIYTEDAHVISDILEGGFLK, from the coding sequence ATGCTCTCCTGGGACCAGATCCTCGAACTCATCGCCTCGGGCGAGCTGCAGGAGCTCAAGCGCACGCCGCGCGTCGCTGAGCTCTACCAGCAGTACCGCGCCGAGCTCGCCGCGCAGCACACCACCGTCGTGGACGCCGTGATCGACCGGAAGCTGCGCTGGGACCGCTGCGAGCTCGCTGCGCTCGACGCACGCCTGCCGACCGCGGAGGCCCGCGCCGTGGCCATGCTCTCCGATCCGGCGCTCTACAAGCTGCTGCCCAACGACTTCCCGTACGACTTCGACCCGCGCGTCTCCCACCTCGTGCTGTGGAGCAAGGTCCGCATCCCGCTCTACAAGCACCACGGCTCGCGCGAAACGGTCCCCGCGGTCTACGATAAGATCCAGAGCTTCCTAAGCGCGAAGCTGCGCCCGCACGGCGTGCGAAACTTCGCGTGGTTCATCAACTATCCGCACCTCCAGAGCGTCAAGGCCGTGTCCCATATCCACATCCTAATCTACACAGAGGacgcgcacgtgatctcGGACATTCTCGAGGGCGGGTTCCTCAAGTAG
- a CDS encoding KLTH0E12386p (conserved hypothetical protein), which translates to MELRRSSRRKAAGQDSKQDPAQEPGHTGERAPDREPARRSAHEQEQKLGRQQSQAPPAAAARKRRKPLRKDAPRRLARPAFLSLPQPHSSLDSDAVRACGKKSAELVAIQDHPLARDPALQRLTQQVQQLSESLQSLQSLQEPQRSEDEELLPRIRQELGNGNRDLVLARALTDPNISESQSLKLVAKWYGIDMRDVCDIAFLRDKPGADRNSRQRSELQFVNKRISRALLQERDTSLPWPEKRRKTDTSQPTEASSSGDAGDRFQNVTLLS; encoded by the coding sequence ATGGAATTGAGACGCTCGTCGCGGCGCAAGGCCGCCGGGCAGGACTCAAAGCAAGACCCTGCGCAGGAGCCGGGTCACACGGGAGAGCGCGCCCCAGACCGCGAGCCTGCGCGCAGATCAGCCCACGAGCAGGAACAGAAGCTTGGCCGGCAGCAATCGCAGGCGCcgcccgccgccgccgcccgcAAGAGGCGTAAGCCTCTGCGAAAAGACGCCCCGCGCAGGCTAGCTCGGCCCGCGTTTCTTAGCTTGCCGCAGCCGCATTCGTCGCTCGACTCCGACGCTGTGCGCGCCTGCGGCAAGAAGTCTGCGGAGCTCGTCGCTATCCAGGACCACCCGCTGGCGCGCGACCCGGCTTTGCAGAGGCTGACCCAGCAGGTGCAGCAGCTGTCGGAGTCGCTGCAGTCGCTGCAGTCGCTACAGGAACCGCAGCGCTCcgaagacgaagagcttctcCCGCGCATTAGGCAGGAGCTTGGCAACGGTAACCGCGACCTGGTGCTTGCCAGAGCCCTCACGGACCCCAACATCAGCGAGAGCCAGTCCCTCAAGCTCGTCGCCAAATGGTACGGTATCGACATGCGGGACGTGTGCGATATCGCGTTCCTACGCGACAAGCCCGGCGCCGACCGCAACTCACGTCAGCGGTCCGAGCTGCAGTTCGTCAACAAGAGGATCAGCAGAGCTTTGCTCCAGGAAAGAGACACGTCGTTGCCGTGGCCCGAAAAAAGGCGCAAGACGGACACCTCCCAGCCCACGGAAGCCTCCTCGAGCGGCGACGCCGGCGACCGCTTCCAAAACGTCACGCTTCTCTCGTGA
- the DER1 gene encoding derlin (similar to uniprot|P38307 Saccharomyces cerevisiae YBR201W DER1 Endoplasmic reticulum membrane protein required for the protein degradation process associated with the ER involved in the retrograde transport of misfolded or unassembled proteins), giving the protein MDILLVNLVGDIPVVTKTWVGGVLAMSVLSSTTIIDPTKFIYNYDLVFKKGQFTRVLYSLFDYGEFSLIYFVQLMFLTQELAALEKSIPQRSQFLWMIFVMGVLTIIFSKWIQPFEPLASVLHKNLTYYKLRKDVQLQQGPQRGLAASPLMVRVCFDIVLVCHFGHTIRGILLRYLAGHLYYFLEQIASKVYGINLCKPPHKWFAARERGNEEEAEQLQE; this is encoded by the coding sequence ATGGACATACTGTTGGTGAACCTTGTAGGGGACATACCAGTGGTCACAAAAACATGGGTGGGAGGCGTTCTCGCAATGTCGGTGCTTTCAAGCACAACCATCATAGATCCCACTAAATTCATCTACAACTACGACCTGGTATTTAAAAAGGGACAATTCACGCGAGTGCTGTACTCATTGTTCGACTACGGGGAATTCAGTCTCATCTACTTTGTTCAATTGATGTTTCTGACGCAGGAGCTGGCCGCGCTGGAGAAATCGATTCCACAGCGAAGCCAGTTCCTGTGGATGATATTCGTGATGGGCGTGCTCACCATCATATTTAGCAAATGGATTCAACCGTTTGAGCCGTTGGCCAGCGTCCTGCATAAAAACTTGACATACTATAAACTGCGGAAAGATGTGCAGCTCCAACAGGGGCCGCAGAGGGGGCTTGCGGCTTCGCCGCTAATGGTGCGGGTCTGCTTTGACATTGTACTGGTATGCCACTTTGGCCACACAATACGCGGGATACTTCTCAGGTACCTCGCGGGCCACTTGTACTACTTCTTGGAGCAGATTGCCAGCAAAGTGTACGGTATCAATCTGTGTAAGCCTCCCCACAAATGGTTTGCCGCGCGCGAGCGAGGAAACGAAGAGGAAGCCGAGCAGTTACAGGAGTAA
- the BTS1 gene encoding farnesyltranstransferase (similar to uniprot|Q12051 Saccharomyces cerevisiae YPL069C BTS1 Geranylgeranyl diphosphate synthase increases the intracellular pool of geranylgeranyl diphosphate suppressor of bet2 mutation that causes defective geranylgeranylation of small GTP- binding proteins that mediate vesicular traffic), which yields MHSSVSLIEELANEAPHWTSEEESNLRRPFDYLTSSPGKNFRAELIQIFNSFYELPDHRIAIISKLVETLHTSSLLIDDIEDSSEWRRGLKAAHLVYGVPMTINTANYMYFYAMECLKELGNGCDDLSLNKLLIIFNEEMMDLHRGQGLDIYWRDCFMVPTEPEYLNMVMNKTGGLFRLTVRLMEVFSPSFSGAKSLVPLSNLLGILYQIRDDFMNLQDAKMIENKGFADDVSEGKLSFPIIHGIKHGSLNGNSLVWDILKQRTHDDALKKRLVSYLEGTSGSMEYTRRKVKDLGVLIKEKYLSSMQDRGYDSSALEKVVDRLCAI from the coding sequence ATGCATTCAAGCGTCAGCCTGATAGAAGAACTCGCGAATGAAGCTCCACACTGGACGTCCGAAGAGGAATCAAACTTGAGACGTCCTTTCGATTATCTCACATCTTCCCCTGGCAAGAACTTTCGCGCCGAGTTGATTCAGATTTTCAACTCGTTTTACGAGCTCCCAGATCACAGAATCGCGATTATATCGAAGCTGGTGGAGACCTTGCATACATCAAGCCTGCTGATCGATGATATCGAGGATAGCTCAGAATGGCGCCGTGGTCTGAAGGCCGCTCACCTGGTGTACGGCGTGCCCATGACCATCAACACAGCCAACTACATGTATTTCTACGCTATGGaatgcttgaaagaactcGGAAACGGTTGCGACGACCTTTCCTTGAACAAGCTGCTAATTATCTTCAATGAGGAGATGATGGACTTGCATCGAGGGCAAGGTTTGGACATATATTGGAGAGACTGTTTTATGGTGCCTACAGAACCTGAATATCTTAACATGGTAATGAACAAGACCGGTGGTCTCTTCAGACTAACTGTCAGACTCATGGAAGTCTTTTCGCCCTCATTTTCCGGTGCCAAGTCTCTTGTTCCTCTGAGCAACCTGCTAGGGATTCTATACCAAATAAGAGACGATTTTATGAACCTTCAAGACGCGAAAATGATAGAAAACAAAGGCTTTGCTGACGATGTTTCTGAAGGCAAGCTTTCATTCCCCATAATACACGGCATCAAGCATGGAAGCTTGAATGGAAACTCTCTTGTATGGGATATCCTCAAACAAAGGACCCATGATGACGCTCTCAAAAAACGCCTTGTTAGTTACCTTGAGGGCACTAGCGGGTCTATGGAATACACGCGCAGGAAAGTGAAGGACCTGGGCGTActtatcaaagagaaaTATCTGTCGTCAATGCAAGATCGGGGATACGATTCGTCTGCTTTAGAAAAAGTAGTTGACCGGCTGTGTGCTATATAA
- the MUK1 gene encoding guanine nucleotide exchange factor MUK1 (similar to uniprot|Q02866 Saccharomyces cerevisiae YPL070W MUK1 Protein of unknown function localized to the cytoplasm computational analysis of large- scale protein-protein interaction data suggests a possible role in transcriptional regulation) — MFHTPPINESRFDNAQAIREPYHIQVDCASPDLANPPNDSSSSLSKEEITAEISQIRLLPPELSRLIDNFIDDLKQPKYLKPLNVVQLSGLFQSFYAKFDKSSFQYLNRLSDTNSNSNSFLSARETLSSGISGIFNRSRSSSDARKRSSSLFSTDSANGTVPMLTPEEINKHLRTTELNNHKVEKFLELCEHDVFKKILEVGTSVPGTVSKPDRPQRTLKVTNLFKNSPEFIEFDKALWEKLLVLSNMSKSGRLDLVNFLAIPKQELEPQELAAHLDKMVYGPLAPYEKLQNVIKLHDEMTQSLKHLSNDDFLSTLIYLIIQTPIKHIFLNLQFIKLFRYNKKLVEKDLYALTNLEAALKFIEGLTVDSLATEAQDLSRGERRILQMAISQRIAIPDVQVSHDSSAQNHPGLPRSNSYKEFEGLKTALDSSLRNIFGKIRSYTPPGAPQPVPANGNDCPDRLNPSESSESDTSKKILPIQESWKELRNREFEDLKLYEMKQVFENYQKLVDALDS; from the coding sequence ATGTTCCACACCCCTCCTATAAACGAGTCGAGGTTTGACAACGCTCAGGCGATTAGGGAACCGTACCATATACAAGTCGACTGTGCGTCCCCTGATTTGGCGAATCCTCCAAATGACAGTAGCAGTTCATTgtccaaagaagaaataaCTGCTGAAATATCACAGATCAGGCTTCTACCTCCTGAACTTTCAAGATTAATTGATAACTTCATCGACGATCTCAAGCAGCCCAAATAtttgaaacctttgaaTGTGGTACAATTATCCGGCCTGTTCCAAAGTTTTTACGCTAAATTCGACAAATCATCTTTCCAATATCTGAATAGACTGAGCGACACAAATAGCAATTCGAATTCCTTTCTTAGTGCTCGCGAGACACTTAGCAGCGGTATTAGCGGTATCTTCaacagaagcagaagcagcagcgaTGCTCGCAAGCGATCCTCGTCGCTTTTCAGCACAGACTCCGCGAACGGAACAGTGCCTATGTTAACTCCTGAAGAGATTAACAAGCACCTCCGGACCACGGAGTTGAATAACcacaaagttgaaaaattcttgGAACTTTGTGAACACGATGTGTTCAAGAAAATCCTTGAGGTCGGAACTTCAGTTCCAGGAACGGTATCGAAACCTGACCGACCTCAACGCACCCTCAAGGTCACaaatctcttcaaaaatagcCCAGAGTTCATCGAATTCGACAAAGCTCTTTGGGAAAAACTGCTGGTCCTCTCAAATATGTCAAAAAGCGGGAGGCTTGACTTAGTTAATTTCTTGGCGATACCAAAACAGGAGTTAGAGCCCCAAGAACTGGCAGCGCATTTAGACAAGATGGTTTACGGACCTCTGGCACCTTACGAAAAACTACAGAACGTGATCAAATTGCATGATGAGATGACACAGTCGCTGAAACATCTCAGTAACGATGATTTTTTATCGACCCTCATTTATCTGATTATTCAGACCCCAATTAAGCATATTTTCCTGAACCTTCAATTTATTAAATTGTTTCGTtacaacaagaagctggttGAGAAAGACCTGTACGCACTTACTAATTTGGAAGCTGCACTCAAGTTTATAGAGGGCTTGACTGTTGACTCTTTGGCCACTGAAGCGCAGGACCTCAGCAGAGGAGAGAGGCGTATTTTACAGATGGCAATTTCTCAGAGAATCGCGATCCCGGATGTTCAGGTTTCTCATGACAGCTCGGCCCAAAATCATCCAGGGTTACCCAGGAGCAATTCCTACAAAGAGTTCGAGGGCCTAAAAACAGCTCTTGATTCTTCATTACGCAATATCTTTGGCAAAATAAGGTCTTATACACCTCCTGGTGCACCTCAGCCCGTTCCAGCTAACGGAAATGATTGCCCGGACAGGCTGAACCCCTCAGAGTCGTCAGAGAGTGACACTAGCAAAAAGATATTGCCAATTCAAGAGTCCTGGAAAGAGCTGCGTAACCGTGAGTtcgaagacttgaagctaTACGAGATGAAACAAGTATTTGAAAACTACCAAAAACTTGTGGATGCACTGGACAGCTAG
- a CDS encoding uncharacterized protein (weakly similar to uniprot|Q02864 Saccharomyces cerevisiae YPL071C Hypothetical ORF), translating to MPNFRIKRPHSPDFTGIANYKRLRLIEDLQNLSISDNTTTRVVPEANSDQVWKVVSGQNQADKKFYDRIWDDIRKDRLKVIKWYDGAKLIYQAWLIWLQARSGSAMEVDNDQGHEWNEFGCEPMLVD from the coding sequence ATGCCGAATTTCCGAATCAAGCGACCACATAGTCCGGACTTTACTGGCATAGCTAACTACAAGCGCCTCAGACTAATCGAAGATTTGCAAAATCTCAGCATTTCCGACAATACCACTACAAGAGTTGTCCCTGAAGCCAATTCAGATCAAGTGTGGAAAGTCGTGAGTGGGCAAAATCAAGCAGATAAGAAGTTCTATGACCGTATCTGGGACGATATTCGCAAGGATCGCTTGAAAGTGATCAAGTGGTATGACGGCGCTAAATTGATATACCAGGCTTGGCTAATATGGCTCCAAGCCCGGTCAGGTTCAGCAATGGAAGTTGACAATGATCAAGGTCATGAGTGGAATGAGTTCGGCTGTGAGCCCATGCTTGTCGACTGA
- a CDS encoding KLTH0E12496p (conserved hypothetical protein) has translation MTSIDYETLRTSSNSQIAEHFLALKECVSEVVITDELFTRIRRGYLPPYIFSIWLKVSGSAYVAELAVEQEFSVLVRRSGLRYLGWLLEHADYQAVLDNFGSVSQMVTLFESLSVEDVKVLSRSLSSGSRHSSPQSKKWVSEICLSLLATQGPDARPLADSYLPMLSVCSEEDVSRLLNKDVKLDSFSSRLLLLQHTALFQQQVSDALSRNVPLPSYTEDLLHRLPHGVKNELGLTPSMEFSMNILRQITNETKHFVKVKEEFFFTTLVEHLANRVYKSDGGSDKNGLMLKILEHVASFISVRPKAASRISFNRKGNVGWLAVQTWSRSGQDIEQTLKAFIKAQNLASEQGLESYRESFQRLAVNRRLQFLRIILESLGTDLDSVESLKNSKIKQWPRWLFQALKNQEASGLLSRLMTAKPGYFLAQAFHYPYQDKIGHICDFDLPENSSLHEDLLLTILERGTNDALLNATKAAGDQMRKAENSREHEDRATYAKGALYYAMVSGSLPLLLRTIDWTKRFIRDPFVMPCLVSEDVVERTEFVDMLVGIPAIRPLGNLTRSETIKNGAHIAKKAVAEVPLVRNILFSLLSLAFSALREPFFNSYHWRKVLDLPVRIALLRIDRLQRFNDIDPSDGKRLLDAIKDIMLEFEKRCLELSDDKLSYGSETWVNSALKRYPLPEGRAANPVTISFLDDLAESRDVIWRNHRVRENPEIASLLPPYSCGLPLIKHLQPFHRIIPFTLDLASVENTECPPYIMSRAKELVFMDGNVALSDFPKDEEMAKAILPFFDSYALALRVYIMGIVNTARPTAILEAWNHANSSLTSPKIDQGKAREEWGHIFRGALGKKALDVLGTLLVYDPILALPSKDEVQGQCEWDPLSACPPYAKEREVTLTTIGWFTNTYISFSQGQMRSRLKNSPLRGAPPKTVIGYSSPIWHNFKHISWTPQNEANIISAVLYLDAQFKSSRRILTEPYPSKSEARYHAMFLGETFMSRRDLSNQSAENALAELLKMVPPGLLKALTTNAEESLNSLSSSSPKFVDRERDFFVLLKLLMRSDQPAMAASLCVETIIGHPDASSWHRQLLSAVILHRLPAREASKLLQHFSSSIITALEAQQNSESKLNDLVPSTLVKITTIKFLTELLRGSKFVSLSFTVDILSRLIKGAKHIDIRVASLKSLLQVLYSCRRDNCSSVAEKVLEALTSLARAAGAFNEVKQISEEEWEKAKVDQKLPAPFASTNLPPIMSELVSAAKNLPKDCIVTQGSFMNKVIVPMFENCHKSHVQWMQIFCHKYGITELEGSLPIVPVNLCATIDLYHKSLLHYMPASWFLGVHELFMFSLCPPAAVQAVNRKISSSKTLKNGPDGYWLRHYGQLPSFKLVKILDVCVPLESSNSVTLEIIQALVLKEAKAIIQAYDEASVPWQGLVTSLTCTTDGKNQRERWSKQKRPVVEQIISYIESIRTPQWKMDVHRNPTVLPSTLRLNLSLIKFPEASSENKDDGLEKYKILARELRDFIEVHIIGVDETPYHKRFEILKLHVLKRVNRGESAKVASFLGKIANPINARLCDYLLIELIDELLLFTQKTLQTPSNVPEGLGEMIIQWAQCGNEYVRGFGQAWIKRKNLPWLKRMAEQRTIPPLP, from the coding sequence ATGACTTCCATTGACTATGAGACACTAAGAACGTCCAGCAATAGCCAGATCGCGGAGCACTTTTTAGCCTTGAAAGAATGCGTGTCAGAGGTAGTCATTActgatgagctttttaCAAGGATACGGCGCGGATACTTACCGCCATACATTTTTAGTATATGGTTGAAAGTGTCTGGATCTGCCTACGTGGCAGAGCTTGCTGTCGAGCAAGAATTTTCGGTGCTCGTTCGCCGTTCCGGTCTTAGGTATTTAGGATGGCTGTTGGAGCATGCAGACTATCAAGCAGTACTGGATAACTTTGGTAGCGTGTCGCAGATGGTGacgctttttgaaagcttgtCCGTGGAAGATGTTAAGGTTCTTTCGAGATCCCTTTCCTCAGGCAGCCGGCATAGCTCGCCACAATCTAAAAAGTGGGTCAGCGAAATTTGTCTCTCCTTGCTAGCCACACAGGGACCCGATGCGCGTCCCTTAGCGGATTCCTATTTGCCTATGCTCTCTGTTTGTTCGGAAGAAGATGTTTCGAGGCTGCTGAACAAAGACGTGAAACTTGATTCCTTTTCCTCACGcctcctgcttcttcaacacaCCGCGCTCTTTCAGCAGCAAGTGTCTGACGcgctttcaagaaatgtCCCGCTTCCTTCTTACACCGAAGACTTACTCCACCGCCTCCCACACGGAGTCAAAAATGAGTTAGGCCTAACACCATCGATGGAGTTTTCGATGAATATTCTCCGCCAAATCACTAACGAGACAAAGCATTTTGTCAAAGTGAAGgaagagtttttctttaCAACCTTGGTTGAACACCTGGCGAATCGTGTTTACAAAAGTGATGGAGGATCTGACAAAAACGGCCTTATGCTTAAGATCCTCGAACATGTCGCCAGCTTTATTTCGGTCAGACCAAAAGCAGCTTCTAGAATTTCGTTTAACCGCAAGGGAAATGTAGGCTGGCTTGCAGTTCAAACTTGGTCCCGCTCAGGCCAAGACATTGAACAAACTCTCAAAGCTTTTATTaaagctcaaaatcttgCTTCTGAGCAAGGCTTAGAAAGCTATAGagaatcttttcaaaggcttGCAGTGAATCGGAGGTTACAATTCTTAAGGATTATACTCGAGTCGCTGGGCACCGACTTGGACTCGGTTGAAAGCTTAAAAAATTCCAAAATTAAGCAGTGGCCGAGGtggctttttcaagctctgaaGAACCAAGAAGCGTCTGGCCTACTTTCGCGTTTAATGACTGCGAAACCTGGCTACTTTCttgctcaagcttttcattACCCCTACCAGGACAAAATAGGCCATATATGCGATTTTGATCTACCTGAGAATAGTTCTTTACATGAAGATCTTCTATTGACGATATTGGAGAGGGGCACAAACGATGCCTTGTTGAACGCAACAAAAGCAGCTGGTGATCAGATGAggaaagctgaaaactCCCGTGAGCACGAAGATCGAGCAACATATGCGAAGGGGGCCCTGTATTATGCGATGGTGAGCGGGTCGTTGCCATTGCTTCTTCGCACAATTGACTGGACAAAGCGTTTTATCAGAGATCCCTTCGTAATGCCGTGCTTGGTGTCTGAAGATGTTGTTGAGCGTACAGAGTTCGTCGATATGCTTGTCGGAATCCCAGCTATTAGGCCGCTTGGAAACTTGACACGTTCGGAAACCATAAAAAATGGAGCACATATTGCTAAGAAGGCGGTCGCAGAGGTTCCTCTGGTTCGCAATATCCTTTTCAGCCTGTTATCGCTCGCCTTTTCGGCCTTGAGGGAACCATTTTTCAATAGTTACCACTGGCGGAAAGTGCTCGACCTTCCTGTACGAATTGCGCTCTTGCGTATCGACAGGCTCCAGAGATTCAATGATATTGATCCATCTGATGGGAAAAGGCTGTTAGACGCCATTAAAGATATAATGcttgagtttgaaaaacgaTGCTTAGAATTGTCTGACGACAAACTCAGCTACGGTAGTGAGACATGGGTTAACAGTGCTTTGAAGCGTTATCCGCTTCCAGAGGGCCGTGCTGCGAATCCAGTGACAATTTCTTTCTTAGATGACCTTGCAGAGTCTAGAGACGTAATCTGGCGTAACCACCGTGTTAGGGAGAATCCTGAGATAGCTTCTTTACTGCCGCCTTATTCTTGTGGGCTGCCGCTCATCAAGCATCTTCAGCCCTTTCACAGAATAATTCCGTTCACGTTAGACCTCGCTTCAGTTGAGAACACCGAGTGTCCGCCATACATTATGTCCAGAGCTAAAGAGCTGGTATTTATGGATGGCAATGTTGCGCTCTCTGATTTTCCCAAGGACGAAGAAATGGCAAAGGCTATCCTACCCTTCTTTGATTCCTATGCGTTAGCATTGCGAGTCTACATAATGGGGATTGTGAACACTGCAAGACCGACTGCCATATTAGAGGCCTGGAACCATGCGAATTCAAGCTTGACCTCGCCAAAAATTGATCAGGGCAAAGCCCGTGAAGAGTGGGGCCATATATTTCGTGGAGCCTTAGGAAAAAAGGCACTGGACGTGCTTGGAACTCTGCTAGTCTACGACCCCATCCTTGCTTTACCTTCCAAGGACGAGGTCCAAGGCCAGTGTGAGTGGGACCCACTAAGTGCATGTCCTCCATATGCGAAGGAAAGAGAAGTTACTCTTACGACCATTGGGTGGTTCACAAATACGTACATCTCTTTCTCTCAAGGACAAATGCGTTCGcgtttgaaaaattctccaTTGCGGGGAGCACCCCCAAAGACTGTAATTGGCTATTCATCGCCCATATGGCACAATTTTAAACACATTTCATGGACGCCGCAGAATGAGGCAAACATCATATCTGCTGTTTTGTATCTTGATGCGCAATTTAAATCATCAAGACGCATTTTGACAGAGCCTTACCcatcaaaatcagaagCGCGATATCACGCAATGTTCCTAGGCGAAACGTTCATGTCAAGAAGGGATCTTTCAAATCAGTCCGCCGAAAATGCCCTTGCCgaattgttgaaaatggtTCCTCCAGGCTTGCTCAAGGCCTTGACAACTAATGCTGAGGAATCGCTAAATTCATTAAGCTCGTCGTCTCCTAAATTTGTCGACAGGGAGCGAGATTTTTTTGTGCTGCTTAAACTCTTGATGCGTAGCGACCAGCCCGCAATGGCCGCATCTTTGTGTGTCGAGACGATTATTGGTCACCCTGACGCGAGTTCCTGGCACCGTCAGCTATTATCGGCCGTAATACTTCACCGTTTACCTGCtagagaagcttcaaagcttttaCAGCACTTTTCATCTAGCATTATAACTGCGCTCGAGGCTCAACAGAATTCAGAAAGCAAACTAAATGATCTAGTCCCCAGTACGTTAGTCAAAATAACAACAATAAAGTTCCTCACAGAGCTTTTACGTGGTTCAAAGTTTGTCAGTCTCTCTTTCACAGTAGATATTTTATCAAGGCTGATAAAAGGCGCTAAACATATCGATATTCGTGTGGCAAGTCTCAAATCCTTGCTTCAAGTGCTCTACAGCTGCAGGAGAGATAATTGCAGTTCggttgctgaaaaagtctTAGAAGCCTTAACATCCCTGGCacgcgctgctggtgcGTTCAATGAGGTAAAACAAATATCAGAGGAGGAGTGGGAAAAGGCCAAGgttgatcaaaaacttccTGCGCCATTCGCCTCAACTAATCTTCCCCCTATTATGTCAGAGCTGGTGTCAGCGGCTAAGAATCTACCGAAGGATTGCATCGTAACACAGGGCTCTTTCATGAACAAAGTTATTGTTCCTATGTTTGAAAACTGCCATAAATCGCATGTTCAATGGATGCAGATTTTTTGCCACAAATATGGCATCACGGAGCTGGAAGGTAGCTTGCCTATTGTACCAGTCAATCTTTGTGCTACTATTGACCTTTACCACAAAAGCCTTTTGCATTATATGCCAGCCAGTTGGTTTTTAGGTGTTCATGAGCTGTTTATGTTTTCACTTTGCCCGCCCGCCGCAGTGCAAGCTGTGAACCGTAAGATATCCAGCAGCAAAACTCTCAAGAATGGCCCAGATGGTTACTGGTTGCGTCATTACGGCCAGCTACCCAGTTTCAAGCTTGTAAAAATCCTGGATGTATGCGTCCCGCTGGAGAGCTCCAACAGTGTCACACTGGAGATTATTCAGGCTCTTGTGCTAAAGGAAGCAAAGGCTATTATTCAGGCGTATGATGAGGCAAGCGTACCATGGCAAGGCTTAGTTACTTCTCTAACTTGCACAACTGACGGCAAGAATCAAAGAGAGCGGTGGTCCAAGCAGAAAAGACCGGTTGTTGAGCAAATAATATCTTATATCGAGAGCATTCGAACACCACAGTGGAAGATGGATGTTCACCGCAATCCGACAGTTCTTCCATCAACCCTCCGCTTAAACCTCTCGCTCATCAAGTTTCCAGAAGCATCATCGGAAAATAAAGACGATGGGCTTGAAAAGTATAAAATCCTGGCAAGGGAGCTACGGGACTTTATCGAAGTTCACATAATTGGAGTAGACGAAACTCCATATCATAAGCGatttgaaattctgaaaCTCCATGTCCTCAAAAGGGTTAACAGAGGTGAAAGCGCAAAAGTCGCGAGTTTTCTCGGCAAAATCGCAAATCCGATCAACGCAAGGCTTTGCGATTATCTTCTTATCGAGTTGATTGATGAGCTACTTCTATTTACACaaaaaactcttcaaaCGCCTTCCAATGTGCCAGAAGGGCTAGGTGAGATGATTATTCAATGGGCTCAATGCGGTAACGAATACGTCCGCGGCTTTGGGCAGGCATGGATTAAACGCAAGAATCTGCCCTGGCTCAAGAGAATGGCCGAACAACGCACAATTCCCCCACTACCTTAA